Proteins from one Ipomoea triloba cultivar NCNSP0323 chromosome 1, ASM357664v1 genomic window:
- the LOC116024629 gene encoding uncharacterized protein LOC116024629, translating into MNMDDMRGMKRLGEEVGGNLEIKKVRVGEVDGILETLNEVRVLQEVESDMPGLGNFLSDNHFLGFEETGFAKGFDGGFQNAGDMAGDLIRGETIVAVGEDNMHRGKEVSCSGLQPVNSNNGDGIEIGLEQYNQLMAETREEVIDISSDDSDEEVIVVAEVKGKGKQVEQINSYENFGNFSHGLEGMEMDLLQVQNINSFENFDLGFGGMEMDRSQAGEINSFENFGNFNLGIGGMEMPMDTLGDGNSGSGAWRYSMEEKGKAKVGDPWLSIASEPFQMDVLPEEQEFGIQYNTSSSIPFQFETIELEQTDDLFLTADLGLRLEQVAAYEDQVMPQFELPFIEQQINQVPANNLEFGREWAAGNAGQAIDALQQRADTVRHRTVSSQVAQHYARFNSQEADTGLKQKSPSIEIDEQLGNTPGPFSTALKIIREQNLKKNAHPLIGWKPSRNADFNGSARPAPSLLDLSLKFLVQNAEALVSLEGVPDTLRKRLMDLLCDSRRMNIRMLNLLLKGSPTEIRIKDCSWLTEDGFSKSFRDLDGCNLMVLQLDMCGQGLLDPVLGETIARSSHGLPNLGILSLRGACRLSDSALTSLVASAPLLQSINLGQCSLLTHSCIEIISNSLGGLLKELHINECHSIDAMCTIPALKKLKCLEVLSVAGIQTVCDQFVCEIVKECGKNLKELDLADCEKLTDYSMKVIGDGCANLLSLNISNLQRLTDVGIQFLANGCRSIQRLNLQRNGFSDDALAAYLEASGQCLEELSLNHCSKVDQNTALSLAKFSRKLVCLDLSWCRRISDEALGLILDSCPLKLLKLFGCTQITSVSVNGHSNSAVQIVGLRGTLILHNINKFEPEEVFLRYSPLLTSSGI; encoded by the exons ATGAATATGGATGATATGAGAGGGATGAAAAGGCTGGGTGAGGAAGTTGGAGGAAACTTGGAAATTAAGAAAGTAAGGGTAGGGGAAGTTGATGGGATTCTTGAGACTCTGAATGAAGTTAGGGTTCTGCAAGAGGTTGAGTCGGATATGCCGGGTTTAGGAAATTTTTTGTCTGATAACCATTTTCTAGGGTTTGAAGAAACTGGGTTTGCTAAGGGGTTTGATGGAGGTTTTCAGAATGCAGGGGATATGGCTGGTGATTTGATAAGAGGGGAAACGATCGTGGCTGTTGGAGAAGATAATATGCATAGAGGAAAGGAGGTATCTTGTAGTGGTTTACAACCGGTAAATAGTAATAATGGTGATGGAATTGAAATTGGTTTGGAACAGTATAATCAACTTATGGCAGAGACGAGAGAGGAAGTAATTGACATATCATCTGATGACAGTGATGAAGAGGTAATAGTCGTGGCTGAAGTTAAAGGGAAGGGAAAGCAAGTTGAGCAAATAAATTCGTATGAGAATTTTGGAAATTTTAGTCATGGCTTGGAAGGAATGGAAATGGACTTGTTACAGGTTCAGAATATAAATTCATTTGAAAATTTCGATCTCGGGTTTGGAGGAATGGAGATGGACAGGTCACAGGCTGGGGAAATAAATTCATTTGAAAACTTTGGAAATTTTAATCTTGGAATTGGAGGAATGGAGATGCCGATGGACACTCTGGGTGATGGAAATTCCGGGAGTGGTGCGTGGAGATACTCCATGGAAGAAAAAGGGAAAGCAAAAGTTGGTGATCCTTGGCTATCAATTGCCAGTGAGCCATTTCAAATGGATGTCCTACCTGAGGAGCAGGAATTTGGAATCCAGTACAATACTTCCTCATCAATTCCATTTCAGTTTGAAACTATTGAGCTTGAACAAACTGATGATCTCTTTTTGACAGCAGACCTTGGACTTAGATTAGAGCAGGTTGCTGCATATGAAGATCAGGTGATGCCTCAGTTTGAACTTCCCTTCATTGAACAACAAATTAATCAGGTCCCAGCTAACAACCTGGAATTCGGGAGGGAGTGGGCTGCTGGCAATGCTGGACAGGCAATAGATGCATTACAGCAAAGGGCAGATACAGTTAGACACCGTACAGTTTCGAGCCAGGTAGCCCAACATTATGCACGGTTCAATTCCCAAGAAGCAGATACTGGTTTGAAACAAAAGTCGCCATCCATAGAAATTGATGAACAACTAGGAAACACTCCTGGTCCCTTTTCTACAGCATTGAAGATAATCAGGGAGCAAAACCTGAAAAAGAATGCTCACCCGCTGATTGGATGGAAGCCGTCTCGAAATGCTGACTTTAATGGTTCTGCCCGTCCTGCTCCTTCTCTGCTGGATCTTTCTTTGAAATTCCTTGTACAAAATGCTGAAGCTTTGGTTTCACTTGAGGGTGTCCCTGACACACTGAGGAAAAGACTTATGGACTTGCTATGTGATTCCAGGAGAATGAATATCCGGATGCTGAACCTCCTCTTAAAGGGATCTCCAACTGAGATCAGGATAAAGGACTGTTCGTGGTTAACCGAAGATGGATTTTCCAAATCATTTCGAGACCTTGATGGATGTAACTTGATG GTCCTTCAGCTTGACATGTGTGGGCAAGGCTTGCTTGACCCTGTGTTGGGCGAAACCATAGCTCGATCTTCACATGGTTTGCCGAATTTGGGTATTCTATCACTAAGGGGTGCATGTCGTTTATCTGATAGTGCATTGACATCACTCGTAGCTTCAGCACCTTTACTGCAGTCAATAAATTTGGGACAGTGCTCTCTTCTCACACACAGCTGCATCGAAATTATCTCCAACTCACTGGGAGGACTCCTTAAGGAGCTCCACATCAATGAATGCCATAGTATAGATGCAATGTGTACTATCCCTGCATTGAAGAAGTTGAAATGTTTAGAAGTGTTATCAGTTGCTGGAATTCAGACTGTATGTGATCAGTTTGTTTGTGAAATTGTGAAAGAATGTGGTAAAAATCTGAAGGAGCTTGATTTGGCGGATTGTGA GAAATTGACTGATTATTCTATGAAGGTCATCGGAGATGGATGTGCAAATTTGCTTTCATTAAATATTTCAAACTTACAGAGATTGACAGATGTGGGAATTCAGTTTCTCGCAAACGGTTGCAGATCAATTCAAAGACTCAATTTGCAACGCAATGGCTTTAG TGATGATGCTCTTGCTGCATATTTGGAAGCTTCTGGACAGTGTTTGGAGGAACTTTCGCTTAATCATTGCTCCAAG GTTGACCAAAATACTGCATTGTCACTCGCCAAATTTTCGAGAAAGTTAGTATGCTTGGACCTATCATGGTGTCGTAGAATATCTGACGAGGCACTTGGACTGATCCTAGACAGCTGCCCCCTCAAGCTACTTAAACTCTTTGGCTGCACACAG ATCACAAGCGTTTCCGTCAATGGGCACTCCAACTCTGCTGTCCAGATTGTCGGGTTGAGGGGGACGCTCATATTACACAACATTAACAAGTTTGAACCCGAGGAAGTTTTCTTGCGCTATTCGCCTCTCCTGACATCTTCTGGTATCTGA
- the LOC116026045 gene encoding uncharacterized CRM domain-containing protein At3g25440, chloroplastic, with protein sequence MQRSEDNALKIMLASSRNSCCRFSKSMLNVSKLCWKPHLSSSVFTDGDLSQLLLKRTGLISHVVDSIWRCYWPLKFHPGFSYESPPVNTLLFQRSFGFHSKPLEARQMRDVSIELKTEKDVVRFSVSEETQKGRSHAKDKNVGKKIKMSKRAKVNELRFYRLKAKKKMKSPNPEVRIRYKLDKAKRKEVWLIEKLRKFEVPKAPAEPHDPEILTEEDRFYLKRTGEKKKNYVPVGRRGVFGGVVLNMHLHWKKHETVKVVCKPCKPGQVHEYAAELARLSGGVVIDIKPDNTIIFYRGKNYARPDVLSPPDTLSKAKALEKYKLEQSLEHTSQFIEKLEKELEDYHEYLAQKREREALRDLDANT encoded by the exons ATGCAGAGGAGTGAAGACAATGCTCTGAAGATCATGTTGGCATCATCAAGAAATTCATGTTGTCGGTTTTCAAAATCCATGTTAAATGTTTCCAAACTTTGTTG GAAGCCTCATCTTTCTTCTAGCGTTTTCACGGATGGTGATCTCAGTCAATTGTTATTGAAAAGAACAGGTTTAATCAGTCATGTAGTAGACTCAATCTGGAGATGCTACTGGCCATTAAAATTCCATCCTGGATTCTCCTATGAGTCCCCTCCAGTCAATACATTATTATTTCAAAGATCGTTTGGGTTTCATTCGAAACCATTAGAGGCTAGACAAATGCGTGATGTGTCAATTGAGCTGAAGACAGAGAAAGATGTGGTGAGATTTTCGGTCAGTGAAGAGACGCAGAAGGGTCGTTCACATGCAAAAGATAAGAATGTAggcaaaaagattaaaatgtctaAAAGGGCTAAAGTGAATGAACTCAGATTTTACAGATTGAAGgcaaagaagaaaatgaaatcgCCAAATCCTGAAGTTAGAATAAGATACAAGCTTGATAAG GCAAAACGAAAGGAGGTTTGGTTGATtgagaaattgagaaaatttGAGGTTCCCAAAGCGCCAGCTGAACCACATGACCCTGAAATTTTGACAGAAGAGGATCGCTTTTATTTGAAGCGCACTggtgagaaaaagaaaaattatgtacctgtTGGAAGAAGAGGTGTATTTGGGGGTGTAGTTTTAAATATGCATCTTCACTGGAAAAAGCATGAAACAGTTAAGGTTGTTTGCAAGCCTTGCAAGCCAGGGCAAGTTCATGAATATGCTGCAGAGTTGGCACGCTTAAGTGGAGGCGTTGTTATTGACATCAAACCCGacaatacaataatattttatcgAGGAAAGAATTATGCCCGACCAGATGTTTTATCCCCTCCAGATACCCTATCCAAAGCAAAG GCCTTGGAAAAGTATAAGTTGGAGCAATCACTAGAGCATACAAGTCAATTCATTGAGAAATTAGAGAAAGAGCTGGAAGACTACCATGAATACCTTGCTCAGAAGAGGGAAAGAGAGGCTTTGAGGGATTTGGATGCTAATACTTGA
- the LOC116026063 gene encoding uncharacterized protein LOC116026063, protein MSVSVAKKGELDGSSHGPPYVHGFPFISVVEPPPEILQGDRRFHLLGDQKKAVFGDEEKREKMNGVDDSCSSSTSSIGKNSDLSEGSLEEKSDDTEEVQSPLKSPFHSIHPLEEALPIRQGISRFYNGRSKSFTTLREASSSSSIKELAKPENAYIRKRRNLLACALYLDNNGKAKSSPFRYHGGGGISKKGANYSKTSLALATAMTCSSASSNDETILRSSPAISRLNPLFKGCQGNALPSSPHSLQQSLAWRSFSLADLQQCQHVSVSTGSKGAVNQLQMNQSS, encoded by the exons ATGTCTGTTAGTGTTGCGAAGAAGGGTGAGCTGGACGGCTCTTCACATGGGCCGCCGTACGTGCATGGGTTTCCCTTCATCTCAGTGGTGGAGCCACCGCCGGAGATTCTCCAGGGCGATCGGAGATTCCACCTGTTGGGTGATCAGAAAAAGGCGGTTTTCGGAGATgaggagaagagagaaaaaatgaaCGGTGTGGATGATTCATGCAGCTCTTCCACATCTTCTATTGGGAAAAACAGTGATTTATCTGAGGGATCTTTGGAGGAGAAATCTGATGATACTGAAGAGGTTCAGAGCCCTTTAAAATCTCCATTCCATTCCATTCATCCACTCGAGGAAGCTTTGCCAATAAG GCAAGGCATATCAAGATTCTACAATGGCAGATCAAAGTCATTCACAACTCTCCGCGAGGCGTCGTCCTCTTCATCAATCAAAGAGCTTGCAAAACCCGAAAACGCCTACATCAGAAAACGCAGAAACCTACTGGCTTGTGCTCTTTACCTGGACAACAATGGCAAGGCCAAGAGCTCCCCATTCAGATATCATGGTGGTGGTGGGATATCGAAGAAAGGAGCAAACTATAGCAAAACGTCGTTGGCTTTGGCCACGGCCATGACCTGCTCCTCTGCCAGCAGTAACGACGAAACAATTCTAAGATCTTCCCCGGCTATATCCCGCCTTAATCCGCTGTTTAAAGGGTGCCAAGGTAATGCACTGCCATCGTCACCGCATTCTCTACAGCAGAGCTTGGCTTGGAGATCCTTCTCTTTAGCAGATCTGCAACAATGTCAACATGTTTCTGTCAGTACGGGCTCTAAAGGAGCTGTAAATCAATTACAGATGAATCAATCTTCGTGA